The Candidatus Mycolicibacterium alkanivorans genome contains a region encoding:
- a CDS encoding FAD-dependent oxidoreductase: MRPYFVAIVGAGPSGYFAAASLLKFADRSVADGGPDVRVDMLEMLPTPWGLVRSGVAPDHPKIKSISRTFEKTSSNPRFRFFGNLTVGEEVQAEELAERYDAVIYAVGAQSDRALHIPGEELSGSVAAVDFVGWYNAHPHFEEMAPDISSGRAVVVGNGNVALDVARILVTDPDVLANTDIADHALQSLHDRGVDEVVIIGRRGPLQSTFTTLELRELGELEGVDVIVDPADLACITDEEADAAGKLVRANIKVLRGYAEGRHRPGHRRIVFRFRTSPIEIRGSERVESIVLGRNDLVTDESGRVVAKDTGERETLPTQLVVRAVGYRGVPIPGLPFDDAAGTIPHADGRITGAGRQYVVGWIKRGPSGVIGSNKSDSQDTVDTLVADLAGAQLRELGPDHADELVRWLVERQPQLVTGDHWQVIDEYERSAGELHGRPRVKIANVAEMLRIGRG; this comes from the coding sequence ATGCGTCCTTACTTCGTCGCCATCGTCGGCGCAGGCCCCTCCGGGTACTTCGCCGCGGCGTCGCTGTTGAAGTTCGCCGACCGCTCAGTCGCCGACGGCGGGCCCGACGTGCGGGTGGACATGCTGGAGATGCTGCCGACGCCATGGGGCCTGGTGCGTTCGGGGGTGGCGCCGGACCATCCGAAGATCAAGTCGATCAGCAGGACGTTCGAGAAGACGTCGAGCAATCCGCGGTTCCGCTTCTTCGGCAACCTGACGGTCGGTGAGGAGGTGCAGGCCGAGGAACTCGCCGAGCGCTACGACGCGGTGATCTACGCCGTGGGCGCCCAGTCCGACCGCGCCCTGCACATCCCGGGCGAGGAGCTGTCCGGCAGCGTGGCCGCCGTCGACTTCGTCGGCTGGTACAACGCGCACCCGCACTTCGAGGAGATGGCGCCGGACATCTCCAGTGGCCGCGCGGTGGTGGTGGGCAACGGCAACGTCGCCCTCGACGTCGCGCGCATTCTGGTCACCGATCCCGACGTGCTGGCCAACACCGACATCGCCGACCACGCCCTGCAGTCGCTGCACGACCGCGGTGTCGACGAGGTGGTGATCATCGGCCGCCGCGGACCGCTGCAGTCGACGTTCACCACGCTGGAGCTGCGTGAGCTCGGCGAGCTCGAGGGGGTGGACGTCATCGTCGACCCGGCCGACCTGGCCTGCATCACCGACGAGGAGGCCGACGCCGCGGGCAAGCTGGTGCGAGCCAACATCAAGGTGCTGCGCGGTTACGCGGAAGGTCGGCACCGGCCCGGTCACCGCCGCATCGTGTTCCGGTTCCGCACCTCGCCGATCGAGATCCGGGGCTCCGAGCGCGTCGAATCGATCGTGCTGGGCCGCAACGACTTGGTCACCGACGAGAGCGGACGGGTGGTGGCCAAGGACACCGGCGAGCGCGAGACGCTACCGACCCAGTTGGTGGTGCGCGCGGTCGGTTACCGCGGAGTGCCGATTCCGGGTCTGCCGTTCGACGACGCCGCAGGCACCATCCCGCATGCGGACGGGCGGATCACCGGCGCCGGCAGGCAGTACGTCGTGGGCTGGATCAAGCGCGGCCCGTCGGGTGTGATCGGCTCGAACAAGTCGGACTCCCAGGACACCGTCGACACGCTGGTCGCCGATCTGGCCGGGGCGCAGTTGCGCGAGTTGGGGCCGGACCACGCCGACGAGCTGGTGCGCTGGCTGGTGGAACGCCAGCCGCAGTTGGTGACCGGCGATCACTGGCAGGTCATCGACGAGTACGAGCGCTCGGCGGGTGAGCTTCACGGGCGGCCGCGGGTGAAGATCGCCAACGTCGCCGAGATGCTGCGGATCGGCCGCGGCTGA
- the hisN gene encoding histidinol-phosphatase, with amino-acid sequence MSGGGVRADLAVALELAQRADAITLDRFGALDLRVDTKPDLTPVTDADEAVEAALREVLAAQRPGDAVLGEEYGGTAEFRGRQWVIDPIDGTKNFVRGVPIWASLIALLEDGIPVVGVVSAPALNRRWWAGRGLGAYASVDEGEPRRLAVSAVANLTSASLSFSSLSGWADLGMRSEFIGLTDAVWRVRGYGDFYSYCLVAEGAVDIATEPEVKLWDLAALDILVREAGGRFTSLAGADGPHGGNAVATNGLLHAAVLAALSGV; translated from the coding sequence ATGAGCGGCGGCGGTGTGCGGGCAGACCTGGCGGTGGCGTTGGAGCTGGCGCAGCGGGCCGACGCGATCACCCTGGACCGGTTCGGTGCGCTGGATCTGCGTGTCGACACCAAGCCGGACCTCACCCCGGTGACCGACGCAGACGAGGCGGTCGAAGCCGCGCTGCGCGAAGTCCTCGCCGCACAGCGGCCCGGCGACGCGGTGCTCGGCGAGGAGTACGGCGGCACAGCTGAGTTCCGTGGTCGGCAGTGGGTGATCGACCCGATCGACGGCACCAAGAACTTCGTCCGCGGAGTCCCGATCTGGGCGAGCCTGATCGCGCTGCTCGAAGACGGCATCCCGGTCGTCGGCGTCGTCAGCGCCCCGGCGCTCAATCGCCGGTGGTGGGCCGGGCGTGGGCTCGGCGCGTACGCCAGCGTCGACGAGGGCGAACCGCGACGGCTGGCGGTGTCCGCGGTCGCCAACCTGACCTCGGCGAGCCTGTCGTTCTCCAGCCTGTCCGGCTGGGCCGACCTCGGGATGCGCAGCGAGTTCATCGGGCTGACCGATGCGGTGTGGCGAGTGCGCGGCTACGGCGACTTCTACTCGTACTGCCTGGTGGCCGAGGGTGCCGTCGACATCGCCACCGAACCCGAGGTCAAGCTGTGGGACCTCGCGGCACTGGACATTTTGGTGCGCGAGGCCGGCGGACGTTTCACCAGCCTGGCCGGGGCCGACGGCCCGCACGGCGGCAATGCCGTTGCCACCAACGGACTGCTGCACGCCGCGGTGCTCGCCGCCCTGTCCGGCGTGTGA